In a genomic window of Streptomyces noursei ATCC 11455:
- a CDS encoding serine hydrolase domain-containing protein, with protein MTAAAAVAVGVVAVGAPASPAASAAPASAPHSVQKQLNRLVREDGVPAALASVQDRHGHTRLYTTGVGDVATGAKVPRDGQVRIGSNTKTFTAVVVLQLVAEGKVGLDASVDTYLPGLLRGDGIDGRRITVRQLLQHTSGLPSYVDHLGDDIRFYEPGELLDLALKHKAHFAPGAKWEYNNTNYLVAGLLVQKVTGHTVAEEIDRRVVRRIGLRHTYFPAPGDTTIRERHPKGYYQESAGAPLVDATEWDPSWAWAAGQMISTNSDLDRFFSALLSGRLLPKAQLDQMRTTVSAASPFPAGARYGLGIVSRPLSCGGVYWGHGGSMTGYETRGGVTGNGRAANVTVTTQPSRTAKEHMDSVVDAALCR; from the coding sequence GTGACGGCCGCCGCCGCGGTGGCCGTCGGCGTGGTGGCGGTGGGCGCTCCGGCGTCGCCCGCGGCGTCGGCGGCACCGGCCTCCGCGCCGCACTCCGTGCAGAAGCAACTGAACCGACTGGTACGCGAGGACGGTGTGCCCGCTGCGCTGGCGAGCGTCCAAGACCGCCACGGTCACACCCGTCTCTACACCACGGGCGTCGGCGACGTGGCCACGGGCGCGAAGGTCCCCAGGGACGGCCAGGTCCGCATCGGCAGCAACACCAAGACCTTCACGGCCGTGGTCGTGCTGCAACTGGTCGCCGAGGGCAAGGTCGGACTCGACGCTTCCGTCGACACCTACCTGCCCGGCCTGTTGCGCGGGGACGGCATCGACGGCCGCCGCATCACCGTCCGCCAACTCCTCCAGCACACCAGCGGGCTTCCCAGCTACGTGGACCACCTCGGCGACGACATCCGCTTCTACGAGCCCGGCGAACTCCTGGACCTCGCCCTGAAGCACAAGGCCCACTTCGCCCCCGGAGCGAAGTGGGAGTACAACAACACGAACTACCTCGTGGCGGGCCTGCTCGTCCAGAAGGTCACCGGCCACACCGTCGCCGAAGAGATCGACCGCCGCGTCGTCCGACGCATCGGCCTGCGCCACACCTACTTCCCCGCGCCCGGCGACACGACCATCCGGGAGCGCCACCCCAAGGGCTACTACCAGGAGTCGGCGGGCGCACCCCTGGTCGACGCCACGGAATGGGACCCGTCCTGGGCATGGGCGGCAGGCCAGATGATCTCCACCAACTCCGACCTCGACCGCTTCTTCAGCGCGCTGCTGTCCGGCCGCCTCCTGCCGAAGGCCCAGCTCGACCAGATGCGCACCACCGTCTCCGCCGCCTCCCCGTTCCCCGCCGGTGCCCGCTACGGCCTGGGCATCGTGAGCAGACCGCTGTCGTGCGGCGGCGTCTACTGGGGCCACGGCGGCAGCATGACGGGATACGAGACCCGAGGCGGCGTCACCGGGAACGGCCGCGCCGCCAACGTCACGGTGACCACGCAGCCGAGCCGGACGGCCAAGGAACACATGGACAGCGTGGTGGACGCGGCCCTGTGCCGCTGA
- a CDS encoding peptidoglycan-binding protein, whose protein sequence is MATPLTGSQLLAALRAEGLVVHEVRDWRRHNRNTKGHWGPMNGVVVHHTATEGTEPSVDLCYDGRPDLPGPLCHGVIDKAGEVYLVGNGRANHAGLGDRDVLQAVIDEVELPEDRLADTDGNRHFYGFECINLGDGQDPWPEAQLSAVEKAAAAICRAHGWGERSVIGHKEWQPGKIDPLGFTMDALRDRIKSRLAEPPEGPVDPVDPAGGAQGAGPGTGPTAANGSRGSAGDVGAAGGTGGAPDDGRTPPVPPMPQHPPYEPFPGGGFFRPGARDPVIAAMGERLIAEGCDHYRQGPGPEWNEAHRKSYASWQRKLGFHGKDADGVPGRVTWDRLRVPNTQARPPG, encoded by the coding sequence ATGGCCACGCCGCTGACCGGCAGCCAGTTGCTGGCCGCGCTGCGCGCGGAGGGGCTGGTCGTCCACGAGGTCCGCGACTGGCGCCGGCACAACCGGAACACCAAGGGCCACTGGGGCCCGATGAACGGGGTGGTCGTCCACCACACCGCCACCGAGGGCACCGAGCCCTCGGTGGACCTCTGCTACGACGGGCGCCCGGACCTGCCGGGGCCGCTCTGCCACGGCGTGATCGACAAGGCCGGCGAGGTGTATCTGGTCGGCAACGGCCGCGCCAACCACGCCGGCCTCGGCGACCGCGACGTCCTCCAGGCGGTGATCGACGAGGTCGAGCTCCCCGAGGACCGGCTCGCCGACACCGACGGCAACCGCCACTTCTACGGCTTCGAGTGCATCAACCTCGGCGACGGCCAGGACCCGTGGCCGGAGGCCCAGTTGTCGGCGGTGGAGAAGGCCGCGGCGGCGATCTGCCGGGCGCACGGGTGGGGCGAGCGCTCGGTGATCGGCCACAAGGAATGGCAACCGGGGAAGATCGATCCGCTCGGCTTCACCATGGACGCGCTGCGCGACCGCATCAAGTCCCGCCTCGCCGAACCGCCGGAGGGCCCGGTGGACCCGGTGGACCCGGCCGGGGGCGCCCAGGGGGCGGGGCCCGGCACCGGTCCGACCGCGGCGAACGGCAGCCGCGGCAGCGCCGGTGACGTCGGAGCCGCCGGTGGCACCGGCGGCGCTCCCGACGACGGCCGCACCCCACCCGTCCCACCGATGCCGCAACACCCGCCCTACGAGCCGTTCCCCGGCGGCGGGTTCTTCCGCCCCGGGGCTCGCGACCCGGTGATCGCGGCGATGGGCGAGCGGCTGATCGCCGAGGGCTGCGACCACTACCGGCAGGGCCCCGGCCCGGAGTGGAACGAGGCCCACCGCAAGTCGTACGCCTCCTGGCAACGCAAACTCGGCTTCCACGGCAAGGACGCGGACGGCGTCCCGGGCCGCGTCACCTGGGACCGCCTCCGCGTACCGAACACACAGGCCCGACCGCCCGGTTGA
- a CDS encoding VWA domain-containing protein → MTSTTDRDAERLRRWRLALGGAGADGTGCELRGRDAAMDGALESLYGQRPHPRLGRGPRDGGGARAAGLGASAPQVARWLGDIRSYFPSSVVRVMQRDAIDRLGLSALLLEPEMLEAVEADVHLVGTLLSLNKVMPQTTRETARAVVRKVVGELEQRLATRTRATLTGALDRAARIRRPRHRAIDWDRTLRANLKHYLPEHRTVVPERLIGYGRSAQSAKKDVVLCIDQSGSMAASVVYASVFGAVLASMRALDTRLVVFDTAVTDLTDHLDDPVELLFGTQLGGGTDINRALAYCQSRIRRPADTVVVLISDLYEGGIRDEMLKRVAAMTASGVRFVTLLALSDEGAPAYDREHAAALAALGAPAFACTPDRFPEVMAAALEKRPLPIPDMAEQR, encoded by the coding sequence ATGACCAGCACGACGGACCGGGACGCGGAGCGGCTGCGCCGCTGGCGACTGGCGCTGGGCGGCGCCGGCGCGGACGGCACCGGCTGCGAACTGCGCGGCAGGGACGCCGCGATGGACGGCGCACTGGAGTCCCTCTACGGGCAGCGACCACACCCGCGGCTGGGCCGCGGACCGCGCGACGGCGGCGGCGCCCGGGCGGCCGGCCTCGGCGCGTCGGCCCCCCAAGTGGCCCGCTGGCTGGGCGACATCCGCAGCTACTTCCCGTCCTCCGTGGTGCGGGTGATGCAGCGTGACGCCATCGACCGGCTCGGGCTGTCCGCGCTGCTGCTGGAGCCGGAGATGCTGGAGGCCGTCGAGGCGGATGTCCACCTGGTGGGAACCCTGCTCTCCCTGAACAAGGTGATGCCGCAGACCACCAGGGAGACCGCGCGGGCGGTCGTCCGCAAGGTCGTCGGAGAGCTGGAGCAGCGGCTGGCGACCCGCACCCGGGCCACGCTCACCGGGGCGCTGGACCGCGCCGCCCGGATCCGCCGCCCGCGGCACCGCGCCATCGACTGGGACCGCACCCTCCGCGCCAACCTCAAGCACTACCTCCCGGAACACCGCACCGTCGTCCCCGAGCGGCTGATCGGATACGGGCGCTCCGCACAGTCGGCGAAGAAGGACGTGGTGCTCTGCATCGACCAGTCCGGGTCGATGGCCGCGTCCGTGGTGTACGCCTCGGTGTTCGGGGCGGTGCTGGCCTCGATGCGGGCCCTCGACACCCGGCTGGTCGTCTTCGACACCGCCGTGACCGATCTGACGGACCACCTGGACGACCCGGTGGAGCTGCTGTTCGGCACCCAGCTCGGCGGCGGCACGGACATCAACCGGGCGCTGGCCTACTGCCAGTCCCGGATCCGCCGCCCCGCCGACACCGTGGTCGTCCTCATCAGCGACCTCTACGAGGGCGGCATCCGCGACGAGATGCTCAAGCGGGTCGCCGCGATGACGGCGTCCGGGGTGCGGTTCGTGACCCTGCTCGCGCTCTCCGACGAAGGAGCGCCCGCCTACGACCGGGAGCACGCGGCGGCCCTGGCCGCCCTCGGGGCACCGGCGTTCGCCTGCACGCCCGACCGGTTTCCGGAGGTGATGGCGGCCGCACTGGAGAAACGGCCGCTGCCCATACCGGACATGGCGGAGCAACGGTGA